In Alkalibaculum bacchi, a genomic segment contains:
- a CDS encoding UPF0182 family protein, with product MNKRGVSKGILFSVIAIIIIIIVLFLSMNHFYVDYLWFKSLGYTDVFMKEFVTKIQVSVPLFILSLLFFVLYLKILTKSILKRILQVKFRPNTRLIALFGIAISFLVTAITTNSIWYDYLKFKNTVHFNVKDPLFNKDISFFIFQLPFLEQLLDIFIFILLLFAIVTILFTAFLYLSNPYKSIESVKNNRSSFKAWIVDFGNFAGKEIGVFLGLFFFIMSFHYYIQSYTLVYSNTGIVYGASYIDANITLPLYKVLCIVAFIVGVCSIIFGFQRKIKRIMIGPILIISITLMGTLITIGVKQLIVAPNEYAKEEPYLMQNITSTQAAYGISQVEEKAFDLDDEINVQDIKNNQLTIDNIPINDYRPTLDMYNSIQGFRIYYEFNDVDIDRYYIDGKYTQVFISAREMNNQKLEDKAQNWINQHLKYTHGFGVAVSAVNTVNESGQPTLIVEDIPPVTSVESLQIAEPRIYYGESTDDYVITNGKTMEFDYRQRSENMENEYDGTGGIPLNLFNRSAFALYHGDSKILLSTEINSQSKMHIRRNIMHRVNAIAPFLSYDEDPYIVVANGKLYWVIDGFTLSNRYPYSQPYNKENTFNYIRNSVKVVVDAYNGNVDFYQVDQQDAIINVYNKIYPGMFEPIAHMPESIREHIRYSQEMFDIQSNVYTTYHMNNPKVFYNKQDQWEIANQVYEEEVGGESIESIYLIMKRPEKDREEFILMIPYTPKEKDNLVGWMLAMNDKEEFGKLVVYKFTKQNLAYGPMQIEQRIDQDTNISPQLTLLGQQGSQIMRGNMFVIPVGNSILYVQPVYLSSSEAERSLPEVKKVIVSYANKIIMEDTLAKSLQKLFGASEEKQEEPKELDHINDLIREANNLLKRAQEAQKSGNWTDYGKYLQELEKILNKLENS from the coding sequence ATGAATAAAAGAGGTGTTTCAAAGGGGATATTATTTTCTGTTATTGCTATCATAATCATTATAATTGTCTTGTTTTTGTCTATGAATCATTTTTATGTAGATTATTTGTGGTTTAAATCTCTTGGGTACACAGATGTATTTATGAAAGAATTTGTTACTAAGATTCAAGTTAGTGTTCCTCTATTTATTCTTTCTTTGCTATTTTTTGTGTTATATTTAAAGATTTTAACCAAGTCTATTTTAAAGAGAATTTTACAGGTCAAATTTAGACCAAATACAAGGCTGATTGCTTTGTTTGGTATTGCTATTTCATTCCTTGTAACTGCAATAACGACCAATTCTATTTGGTATGATTATTTAAAATTTAAGAATACAGTTCATTTTAATGTAAAGGATCCTTTATTTAATAAAGATATTTCGTTTTTTATATTTCAATTACCTTTTTTAGAACAATTACTTGATATATTCATTTTTATATTACTTCTTTTCGCTATTGTAACAATTCTTTTTACTGCGTTCTTGTATCTAAGCAATCCATATAAAAGCATTGAAAGTGTTAAAAATAATCGCAGCAGCTTTAAAGCTTGGATAGTTGATTTTGGTAATTTTGCTGGCAAGGAAATTGGTGTTTTTTTAGGTCTTTTCTTTTTTATTATGTCTTTTCATTATTATATTCAGTCTTATACCTTAGTGTATTCTAATACTGGCATCGTATACGGAGCCAGCTATATAGATGCAAATATTACTTTGCCTTTGTATAAGGTTTTGTGTATTGTAGCATTTATAGTAGGAGTATGCTCTATTATCTTTGGTTTTCAGAGGAAGATTAAGAGAATAATGATTGGACCTATTCTGATTATTAGTATAACTTTAATGGGGACTTTGATCACCATAGGTGTAAAGCAACTAATCGTTGCGCCAAATGAATATGCGAAAGAAGAACCTTATCTTATGCAAAATATTACGAGCACTCAAGCGGCATATGGGATTAGTCAAGTAGAGGAAAAAGCATTTGATTTAGATGATGAGATAAACGTCCAAGATATTAAAAATAATCAGCTTACTATTGATAATATTCCAATAAACGACTATCGTCCTACATTAGATATGTATAATTCCATACAAGGATTTAGAATTTATTATGAATTTAATGATGTAGATATTGACAGGTACTATATAGATGGGAAATATACGCAAGTGTTTATTTCAGCGAGAGAGATGAACAACCAAAAATTAGAAGATAAAGCGCAGAATTGGATTAACCAGCATTTAAAATATACTCATGGTTTTGGCGTAGCTGTATCTGCTGTAAATACAGTCAATGAGAGTGGTCAACCTACGTTAATCGTAGAAGATATTCCACCTGTAACAAGTGTAGAATCTTTGCAGATTGCAGAGCCACGAATTTATTATGGGGAATCTACAGATGATTACGTCATTACTAATGGGAAGACTATGGAATTTGACTATCGTCAACGCAGTGAAAATATGGAAAATGAGTATGATGGTACAGGTGGAATTCCACTAAATTTATTCAATAGATCAGCCTTTGCCTTGTATCATGGAGATTCGAAGATTTTATTAAGTACTGAAATAAATTCTCAAAGTAAAATGCATATCCGTAGGAACATTATGCATCGAGTAAATGCTATTGCACCGTTTTTGTCTTATGATGAAGACCCTTATATCGTAGTTGCAAATGGCAAATTGTACTGGGTTATAGATGGTTTTACTTTAAGCAATCGTTATCCCTATTCTCAGCCTTATAATAAAGAAAATACATTTAATTATATTAGAAATTCCGTAAAGGTAGTTGTAGATGCATACAATGGCAACGTGGATTTTTACCAAGTAGATCAACAAGATGCGATTATTAATGTATATAATAAAATTTACCCTGGAATGTTTGAACCTATAGCTCATATGCCAGAATCGATACGAGAGCATATTCGATATTCTCAGGAGATGTTTGATATACAATCCAATGTTTATACAACTTATCATATGAATAATCCTAAAGTATTCTATAATAAACAAGACCAATGGGAAATTGCAAATCAAGTCTATGAAGAAGAAGTTGGAGGCGAAAGTATAGAATCCATCTATCTGATTATGAAACGACCAGAAAAGGATAGAGAAGAATTTATCTTGATGATCCCATACACCCCAAAAGAAAAAGATAATCTTGTAGGATGGATGCTCGCTATGAATGATAAAGAAGAATTTGGTAAATTAGTAGTATACAAATTTACCAAACAAAATTTAGCTTATGGGCCTATGCAAATCGAGCAGCGGATTGATCAAGATACTAATATTTCTCCTCAACTCACTTTGTTAGGGCAACAAGGCTCCCAAATTATGCGAGGAAATATGTTTGTAATACCAGTAGGAAACTCAATTCTTTATGTGCAACCAGTATATCTCTCATCCAGTGAAGCAGAGAGAAGCTTGCCAGAGGTCAAAAAGGTGATTGTATCCTATGCCAATAAGATCATAATGGAAGATACTTTAGCTAAATCTCTCCAAAAGTTATTTGGTGCTTCAGAAGAGAAACAAGAAGAGCCTAAAGAATTGGATCATATCAACGACCTAATAAGAGAAGCTAATAATCTCCTCAAAAGGGCCCAAGAAGCCCAAAAATCAGGAAATTGGACCGATTATGGAAAATACCTACAAGAACTAGAAAAGATTTTAAATAAGCTGGAAAATAGCTGA
- the serS gene encoding serine--tRNA ligase: MLDIKKIRENQEEVSELLKRKGDYNLSPVLKLDEERRSILVKVEEMKAKQNKVSKEIPMLKKEGKDCTDLLNSMKELSAQIKGLDEDVRKIDEEIKLSLLNIPNTPNKEVPIGKDDSENVEVRKWGAPKDFEFEIKAHWDLGTDLDILDFERASKITGARFTIFKGLGATLERAIINFMLAVHAVDHGYTEMSPPFMVNRDSMTGTGQLPKFEEDAFKLNSDRDFYLIPTAEVPVTNYYRDEILSEEDLPIKFAAYTPCFRKEAGSAGRDTRGLIRNHQFDKVEMVKFAHPDTSYDELEKLTKDAEEILQLLKIPYRVVELCTGDLGFSSAKTYDIEVWMPSYGRYVEISSCSNFEDYQARRANIRFRDISTKKTRFVHTLNGSGLAVGRTLAAILENYQRADGTVEIPEALVPYMRGIAEIK; this comes from the coding sequence ATGTTGGATATTAAGAAAATACGGGAAAATCAAGAGGAAGTTAGTGAACTCTTAAAAAGGAAAGGCGATTATAATCTATCTCCAGTTTTAAAGCTAGACGAAGAGAGACGAAGCATTTTGGTAAAAGTAGAAGAGATGAAAGCAAAACAAAATAAAGTCTCTAAAGAAATACCCATGCTTAAAAAAGAGGGGAAAGATTGTACAGATTTATTAAATAGTATGAAGGAATTATCAGCTCAAATAAAGGGTTTAGATGAAGATGTAAGAAAAATAGATGAGGAAATAAAGCTCTCTCTTTTAAACATACCTAATACACCAAATAAAGAGGTTCCTATTGGGAAAGACGATTCGGAAAATGTAGAAGTTCGAAAATGGGGTGCTCCAAAAGATTTTGAATTTGAGATAAAAGCACATTGGGACTTAGGAACTGATTTAGATATATTAGATTTTGAAAGAGCATCAAAGATTACTGGAGCAAGATTTACTATTTTCAAAGGTCTAGGTGCAACATTAGAAAGAGCCATTATTAACTTCATGCTAGCAGTACATGCAGTCGATCACGGTTATACAGAAATGTCACCACCTTTTATGGTCAATAGAGACAGTATGACAGGAACTGGACAACTTCCAAAGTTTGAAGAAGATGCTTTCAAACTAAACTCGGATAGAGATTTCTATTTAATCCCTACTGCAGAAGTACCAGTTACCAATTACTACAGAGATGAAATCCTAAGCGAAGAAGATTTACCTATTAAGTTTGCAGCTTATACACCTTGTTTTAGAAAAGAAGCTGGTTCAGCAGGAAGAGATACAAGAGGGCTTATTCGAAACCATCAATTTGATAAAGTAGAAATGGTTAAATTTGCACATCCTGACACATCATACGATGAACTAGAGAAGCTGACAAAGGATGCAGAAGAAATTCTTCAACTATTAAAGATTCCTTACAGAGTGGTAGAACTATGCACAGGAGACCTAGGCTTTAGCTCTGCAAAAACCTACGACATAGAAGTTTGGATGCCAAGCTATGGTAGATACGTTGAAATCAGTTCTTGCTCTAATTTTGAAGATTATCAAGCGAGAAGAGCAAATATTCGATTTAGAGATATATCTACGAAGAAAACAAGATTTGTTCACACTTTAAACGGCTCAGGTCTTGCAGTAGGACGAACTCTAGCAGCAATACTAGAAAACTACCAAAGAGCAGACGGGACAGTAGAAATCCCAGAAGCGTTGGTGCCTTATATGAGGGGAATTGCTGAAATAAAATAA
- the proS gene encoding proline--tRNA ligase, with the protein MAKKQKVEAITPRDEDFARWYTDVISKTEMVDYSPVKGFMVIRPYGYAIWENIQSEYDKKFKETGHKNMYFPLLIPESLLQKEAEHVEGFAPEVAWVTHGGGKELGERLAVRPTSETIICSMYSKWLNTYRQLPFLYNQWCSVVRWEKTTRPFLRTSEFLWQEGHTLHETAEEAQEETMQMLGIYRDVAEQYMAIPMVVGRKSEKERFAGAAETYTMEALMHDGQALQSGTSHNLGQHFTKAFEITYLDRGNNQAFPYHTSWGVSTRLIGALIMVHGDDNGLVLPPKIAPTQLVIIPVAQHKEGVLDKAWEIKNKLAEKFKVEIDDQDGYSPGWKFNQWEMKGVPIRLEIGPRDIESNQCVLARRDNGEKIQVSLDDLDVTVEKLLDEIQNNLFQKALERREQKTSIAINLEEFKENLAANPGFIKAMWCGDRACEDKIKEETGATLRCIPFEQEIIGDGSCICCSKKAEDMAYFARAY; encoded by the coding sequence ATGGCTAAAAAACAAAAAGTAGAGGCAATTACGCCACGAGATGAAGATTTTGCAAGATGGTATACGGATGTAATCTCTAAAACAGAAATGGTAGATTATTCGCCAGTAAAGGGATTTATGGTCATCCGCCCATATGGATATGCTATTTGGGAAAACATTCAAAGTGAATACGATAAAAAGTTTAAAGAAACGGGACATAAAAATATGTATTTCCCACTTTTAATTCCTGAAAGTCTTTTACAAAAGGAAGCAGAGCACGTAGAAGGCTTTGCACCTGAAGTGGCTTGGGTTACTCATGGCGGTGGCAAGGAATTAGGGGAAAGATTGGCTGTACGTCCTACTTCTGAAACAATTATTTGTAGCATGTATTCTAAATGGTTAAACACATACAGACAATTGCCATTTCTATACAATCAATGGTGTAGTGTAGTCCGTTGGGAAAAGACAACGAGACCTTTCCTTAGAACATCTGAATTCTTATGGCAAGAAGGACATACCCTACATGAAACGGCTGAAGAAGCTCAAGAAGAAACAATGCAAATGTTAGGTATTTATAGAGATGTAGCAGAACAATATATGGCCATACCAATGGTTGTCGGTAGAAAAAGTGAAAAGGAACGATTTGCAGGAGCAGCAGAAACATATACTATGGAAGCTTTAATGCACGATGGCCAGGCTCTTCAATCAGGCACTTCTCATAATTTAGGACAGCACTTTACTAAGGCGTTTGAAATCACATATCTAGATAGAGGAAATAATCAAGCATTCCCATATCACACATCTTGGGGAGTTTCTACAAGATTAATAGGTGCACTGATTATGGTACATGGAGATGACAACGGTCTAGTTCTTCCACCCAAAATTGCACCTACTCAATTAGTAATTATTCCTGTAGCTCAACATAAAGAGGGCGTTCTCGACAAAGCATGGGAAATCAAAAATAAATTAGCTGAAAAATTCAAAGTAGAAATTGATGATCAGGATGGATACTCTCCAGGTTGGAAATTCAATCAATGGGAGATGAAAGGTGTTCCAATTCGTTTAGAAATAGGACCACGAGATATTGAAAGTAATCAATGCGTATTAGCCAGAAGAGATAACGGCGAGAAAATTCAAGTTTCACTAGATGATTTAGATGTAACAGTAGAAAAATTACTTGATGAAATTCAAAACAATCTTTTCCAAAAAGCATTAGAAAGAAGAGAACAAAAAACATCAATAGCTATAAATTTAGAGGAATTCAAAGAAAACTTAGCAGCAAACCCGGGCTTTATTAAAGCAATGTGGTGTGGAGATAGAGCCTGTGAAGACAAAATAAAAGAAGAAACGGGAGCAACTCTTCGATGCATACCTTTTGAACAAGAAATCATTGGAGATGGTTCATGCATTTGCTGTAGTAAAAAGGCAGAAGACATGGCCTACTTTGCAAGAGCGTATTAG